A stretch of DNA from Myxococcota bacterium:
GATCTTCACGCGGTCGGGGAAGACGAAGTTCTCGCCCGGGCTGCCACCGTGGCCGCGAAAGCGCAGCGACTGGGCGTCGGCCGCAAGCGCAGCAAAGCCGAGAAGGACCACCAGCGCGAGCGGCATTCGCCTCACGCTCGGCGTCGACGCCTCAGTGTGACGAGGAACGCGCCCCCCAGCACGAGGGGGAGGACGCCGCCCGGCTCGGGAAGGAAGCTCGTCTCCGACGCCAGCTCTCCGACCTCGGACGCGGAGAGCGGACGGCCGTAGACGCGGACGCCCTCGATGGCGCCGTTGGAATCGTGGACGATCTGACCGTCGCCGCCGATCCGCATTGGATCGGGCCCGGTGTCGAGCACGCTTCCACCGAGGGGATCGGTGGTGTCGAGGGCACCGTTCACGTATACGCGCGCCTCGCCGGCCACGGGGTCGAGGGTGGCCGCGAGATGGGTCCAGGCTCCCGCCTCGAGCGTGCCGGGTGTCGTGAAGAGGTTCTGCAGGCTCCCGTCCACCTCCCACTGCAACTCGAGGAACGTGCCCGTGCGCTGGAACAGGCGCGTGCGCACCTCGCCCGTCAAACCAGACACGAGCGCCTTGAGGTTCTCGGACGGATCGATCGAATCGAAGCGCGCCCAGAGCGACACCGAGAGCCCCTGTGCAAACGAGGCGGTGGGTGCCGCGATCTGCACTTCGCTCCCGGCCGCGGCGCCGAACCGCAGGCCCTTCCCGCGCAACGCGGCCTGCCAAGGGGTATCTCGCGGTGTCGTCGTCGGCAGGTTGAGCAGCGCTCCATGGCGCCCGTTACCGGACGCATCCTCGGTCATCGTCCCGCGCCCCTCTTCGAGGGGCCACCACCCGAGGACGTCCTCGAGGCCGGTCGGCAGCTCCGGGTTCTCGTAGATCCCGCGGTCCGTCGACGCTCCCTGTGGCCTCGAGAGCCCGAGGAAGTCGTAGGGCGCTTCGGCGAGATCGACTCCCGTGTTCGCGCCCAGGCTGATCGAAGCCAGGCGATACAAGCCGTCGGGCGCGGAGACGAAGGCCGGCGCGCCGGTATCCGAGGCCGCGCTGTACCCCTTACCGGCCAGGAGCGCTGCGGGGTCCGCGTAGAGGTTCGTGTCGAACTCGCTCTGGCGGTCCTCCACGACGTTGTGATCGATCGTGGTCCCGGTGTCGTTGTCACAAGGCGTCGGCGGCGACTGAACGCAATTGACGATGCGTTCGCGGTAGTTGTAGGTCGCCGTGTTGTTCCAGAAGACGTTGTTCGAGACCTCGTTGTTCAGGCTCTCGATGCTCTCTTTCGGATCCGTGTCGTTGACGAACCCTTCGCTGAACTGAACGAGGGTTTCGTTGGCATTGGTGAGACC
This window harbors:
- a CDS encoding LamG-like jellyroll fold domain-containing protein — translated: MRRCRAGAVRLGLLAFSMLWATAAPAATYYAATTGDDVSGDGSEANPWATVKFGAAQLQAGDTLLVRAGMYRETTVTFANSGTGAAPITVKAAPGEAVVLSGAIDASDPLLWEPATDVMSMPVPGVWKYIGSPDCFYNVTVDLDSFQMAQDALGLAYDGLAEHITGPGFWTRSRETGCIDAFAWVQVQGGGNPGLTNIELSRAARVIDIVDGIDHIVLEDLTIENANDPVRVSGDYFTGRRLTLRNSFQDGLKINGSNGVNDLQSVHGLLENSDIYHFGENGVDITGGDFWTVRNCSIHDGVPIRDPDPSRHPDGYRTNGVSAKNESIRILVEGNRFYDLRTRFAVVAIGGNSNVSGKPVVREMIVRNNLFDNVVAPSVVNFIGALNSKFVNNVVVNSDVTASGLTNANETLVQFSEGFVNDTDPKESIESLNNEVSNNVFWNNTATYNYRERIVNCVQSPPTPCDNDTGTTIDHNVVEDRQSEFDTNLYADPAALLAGKGYSAASDTGAPAFVSAPDGLYRLASISLGANTGVDLAEAPYDFLGLSRPQGASTDRGIYENPELPTGLEDVLGWWPLEEGRGTMTEDASGNGRHGALLNLPTTTPRDTPWQAALRGKGLRFGAAAGSEVQIAAPTASFAQGLSVSLWARFDSIDPSENLKALVSGLTGEVRTRLFQRTGTFLELQWEVDGSLQNLFTTPGTLEAGAWTHLAATLDPVAGEARVYVNGALDTTDPLGGSVLDTGPDPMRIGGDGQIVHDSNGAIEGVRVYGRPLSASEVGELASETSFLPEPGGVLPLVLGGAFLVTLRRRRRA